The following nucleotide sequence is from Sulfurospirillum arsenophilum NBRC 109478.
CAATGTACAAAAGCGTAGAGGTTTAGTGATCGTTAAAAAGAAAAGACCTGATGTTAAAGAGGTCGAAGTTGAAGAGAGACAAAGTAGTCCATCATCTTTCTATGGTTCTCGTGAGCATACTCCTTCTCGTAGTATGGAGTCTATGTTCTCTGCATCAAATAGTGCAAGCGAACTTCAAAAAAAGAAAAAGAAACTTAAAAAATTACCTGCTGAGAAAAAAACCACTACTGAGAAATTGGATATTGCTTTAAACATTGAAATGGCAGATACGAACATCGACACAGAAGAAGATGGAATGATCGTTCTCCCAGATCTTAATGTGGGTATTACGGTCACAGAAGAAGCGAAAAAGAAAAAACAGATCGATCCAAGCCAAATTAGAACGACTAAAAAAACCAATTTTGTTATGCAAGGAATTCAAAGAGTGGGACGTAAACGTAGACGTCGTCCTGCACAAGTTCAAGAAGCTGAAGCGATTAACGCGATTGAAATTCCTGAAGAGATTAGGGTTTATGAGTTTGCAGAGAAGATCAATAAACCTGTAAGTGAAGTGATTAAAGAACTTTTCTCACTCGGCGTTATGTTTACTAAAAATGACTTTTTAGATAAAGATTCTATCGAGATTTTAGCAGATACTTTTGACATTAACGTTACAACCGTTAATGATCAAGATGCATTTGACTATGTGAAAGCCTATGATGAAGAGGGTGAAGCAAGTGATCAAGTGCTTGTTGAACGCGCTCCTGTTATTACGATTATGGGTCACGTAGATCATGGTAAAACTTCATTACTGGATTATATTAGAAGTGCTAAAGTAGCTGCTGGCGAGGCGGGTGGAATTACCCAACACGTTGGCGCTTATATGGTTGAGAAAAATGGTAGAAACATTACCTTTATCGATACCCCAGGTCACGAAGCTTTTACAGAAATGCGTTCACGTGGTGCTAAAGTAACAGATATTGTTATCGTTGTTGTAGCAGCCGACGATGGTGTTAAACCTCAAACCAAAGAGGCTGTTGAGCATGCAAAAGCAGCGGGTGTGCCTATTATTATTGCTGTCAATAAAATGGATAAAGAAGCAGCGAATCCTGATCTTGTCAAAGCACAACTCGCAGAACTTGGCATTACACCTGTTGATTGGGGTGGAGAGCATGAATTTGTGCCAGTATCTGCAAAAACAGGTATGGGTATTGAAGACTTACTTGAAACCATTTTATTACAAGCAGACCTTTTAGAGCTCAAAGCAGATCCAAGTAGAGATGTTAAAGCAACCGTTATCGAAAGTTCTTTGGAAAAAGGACGTGGTCCTGTTGCAACTGTCGTCATTGAAGATGGTACGATGCGTGTAGGCGATATTGTCGTTGCGGGTGTTGCTTTTGGTAAAGTGAAAGCATTGCTTGATGATCTTGGTCGTTCGGTTAAAGAAGCCCTTCCTGGTGAGCCTGTCGTTGTTCTTGGCCTTAGTGAAGTTCCAGGTGCGGGTGATACGTTGATTAGCGTTAAGACGGATAAAATAGCACGTGAATACGCGAAGAAAAAAGCAGAATACCTCCGCCAAAAAGAGCTCTCTAAAACAACTAAAGTAAGTCTTGATGATCTAAGTGCGATGATTGCAGAGGGTGCTTTAAAAACATTGCCTGTTATTATTAAAGCAGACGTTCAAGGAAGTCTTGAAGCAATCAAAGGCAGCCTTGAGAAAATTAGAAACTCAGAAACCAAAGTTAACATTGTTAGTGCAGGTATCGGTGGAATTACCGAGAGCGATGTTGCACTTGCAAGTGCGAGCTCAGACTGTATTATTTTAGGTTTCCATGTACGCCCAACAGGTGTGGTCAAAGAAAAAGCAAAAAGTGCTGGCGTTGAGATTAAAACATACAATATCATTTATGATTTGATTGATGATGTAACCAACATTGTGACAGGTCTTATGGCACCAGTTATTCGTGAAGAGAATATCGGACAAGCAATGGTTAGAGAAGTCTTCCCAGTACCAAAATTGGGACATATTGCTGGCTGTATCGTAACAGATGGAACTATTAACCGTGGTGTTAAAATCAGGGTTATTCGTGATGGTGTTATCATTTATGAAGGCAGTGTTTCATCTCTTAAACGTTTCAAAGAGGACGTTAAAGAGGTGGGTAAAGGTTACGAGTGTGGTGTGGGCATTACAGGATACACTGATATTAAAGTAGGCGATTATATCGAGAGCTTTAAAGAGGTTGAAGAAAAAGCAAAACTATGATAAATAAAAGTATTAAGATTCAAAGAACACAGAGCGTTTTGAGGGAATTGATCCCTGAAGCACTTTCAACTTTAGAGGATGAAATGCTACGTGGTGTTTGTGTTATCGACGTTGAATGTAGCCGTGGAAAATATGATGCGATTGTTTATTTGGATGGTTCGGTTTATGATGAGGCTGAAAAGCGTTATATTCTCTCACACTTAGACCGAGTACAGCGTCACATTCAAACGCATTGTATGCAAGCAGAAGGTTGGTTTCGCTGTCCACGTTTCACGTTTCATTTCGATGATAGCCTAGAGCGTCAAAATAAAATGGATGCTCTGTTTGCAAAAGTCCAAGAAGAGCTCGAAAAAGGTAAAAAAAGCGATGATTGATCAAGAAAAAATTGTAAAAATTGTAGAAAGCTGTGGTGTCTCTTTATACGATACCGAAGTAGCAAACGAATTTGATAAAAAGATCTTTCGCCTTTACATTACATCAAAAGAGGGCATTAGTCTTGATAAATGTGCAGAAATCAGTCGTATTTTATCGCCTATTTTTGATTTAGAACCACCACTGGATGGTGAATATCTCTTTGAAGTGAGCTCTCCTGGAATTGAGCGAAAACTTACAAAGCCAGAACATTATAGTGCTTCTCTTGGCGAAAAAGTCAAAGTAAAATTAAATACTAAAGAGAAATTTATTGGTATTCTCGAAGCCTTTACTGGTAACGTAGCTTCTGTGCGCGTTGAAAATGAACTCAAACAGATTTCACTGGATGAGATTGAAAGTGCTCGAACTTATTTTGAATGGTAAGCGCATTTGACGCAGTCTTAATGCAAAAAGCACTTGATGCCGCTTGGGCGCATCAAGTGTTAACCTTTCCAAATCCTGCTGTAGGTGCGGTAGTCAGCAATGATCAAGGCAATATTTTAGGTGTTGGCGCACACCGAAAAGCAGGAACTGCTCATGCTGAAGTCCTTGCACTTAAAGCTGCATATGAAACACTCACTGAAGATACACGCATCCGTAACATTGAAGATGCAACCGCGTTACACACTTTTTTAAAAGAACATCACAATCATATTTTTCATAATCTCACGTTACATGTAACACTCGAGCCATGTCACCACTTTGGTAAAACGCCTCCTTGCTCATCACTCATTGATGCTTTAGGATTGAAGCGCGTGGTGATTGGCTCTTTCGATGAGAGTTCGCAAGCCAAAGGTGGTGGAGCTTTTTTGCGAGAAAGAGGTGTTGAGGTTGCATTTGGATGTCTGAAAGAGGCGTGTGATTTGCTGTTGACTCCTTTTACATGTAAAGAAAAAAAGCGACCTTTTGTCTTTTTCAAACTGGCAGTAAGTAGCAATGGTGTGGCAACGGGAGGGATTATAACTTCTTCGGATTCCCGTGCAATGGTACATCGTCTTCGCGATCGTTGTGATCTTTTGGTCATTGGTGGCAATACCGTACGAATAGATCGCCCCATTCTTGATGCACGATTGTGTAATGGCAAAGCCCCTGATGTGTTGATTTTTTCCAAACAAAATGATTTTGACCGAACAATTCCTCTTTTTGGGATTGTAGATCGTAACGTTTTTATTGAAGAGACAATGCAAAAAGTAAATGAGTATTCTATGGTGATGGTTGAAGGCGGACAAGGACTTCTTGATGCACTCTCAAGCGAGATTGAATGGTATTTGATTTTTGAATCGCCTCATGAAAAAGAGGGTAAAGCGATTATTTTACCAGCAGGACTGCAAAAGATTTTTTCTCAAAAAGTGGGTGAAGATACCATGAGCTGGTATTATAAACATGTTCGGTGAATTTTTTCTCTTTGAAGTCTTGATTGTTTTAGTTGCAGGATTTTTCCATGGTATTGTTGGATTTGGCTTTCCCATGATCGCAACACCGCTCTTTGTCCTTTTTTTAGATCTTAAACTGGCTGTTCTATACACACTATTTCCCACGCTTGTTACGAACATCATCAGCCTCAAAAAAGAAAACTCGTTTGGCGATATTTGGAAAGAGTTTTGGCCGCTCATTGTTTCAGTGATGGTAGGTAGCATCATTGGAACACATTTGCTCGTGGTCTATTACAATCATTATTATAAATTGATTGTAGCTGGCGTGATGCTTTTATACCTTAACAAAGAGAGATTGCGTTTTTCATTAACCCACGCTGTAGCTAAGCAAAAAAAAAGTGTTACCGTTATCATGGGTCTTATCAGTGGATTGGTTGGTGGTATGGCAAACATTATGTCACCAGTACTGATCATGCTGATTTTAGAGCTAAAGCTTGATAAAAAGCATGCGATTGGGGTTATGAGTTTTTGTTTTATTGCTAACAAAACGTTACAAATTCTGATCTTTGGGTATCACGGAAGTTTTACTGTAGAAAATAGTACATTGATTACGCTATTTGTGGCGATTTCTCTCATAGGTTTTTGGAT
It contains:
- the rbfA gene encoding 30S ribosome-binding factor RbfA, translated to MINKSIKIQRTQSVLRELIPEALSTLEDEMLRGVCVIDVECSRGKYDAIVYLDGSVYDEAEKRYILSHLDRVQRHIQTHCMQAEGWFRCPRFTFHFDDSLERQNKMDALFAKVQEELEKGKKSDD
- the ribD gene encoding bifunctional diaminohydroxyphosphoribosylaminopyrimidine deaminase/5-amino-6-(5-phosphoribosylamino)uracil reductase RibD; amino-acid sequence: MQKALDAAWAHQVLTFPNPAVGAVVSNDQGNILGVGAHRKAGTAHAEVLALKAAYETLTEDTRIRNIEDATALHTFLKEHHNHIFHNLTLHVTLEPCHHFGKTPPCSSLIDALGLKRVVIGSFDESSQAKGGGAFLRERGVEVAFGCLKEACDLLLTPFTCKEKKRPFVFFKLAVSSNGVATGGIITSSDSRAMVHRLRDRCDLLVIGGNTVRIDRPILDARLCNGKAPDVLIFSKQNDFDRTIPLFGIVDRNVFIEETMQKVNEYSMVMVEGGQGLLDALSSEIEWYLIFESPHEKEGKAIILPAGLQKIFSQKVGEDTMSWYYKHVR
- the infB gene encoding translation initiation factor IF-2; amino-acid sequence: MDKVRITEIAKELGMKNKEIVDKAIDLGLDVKGHSSSISTEDAEKLMNYVLSGENTQASKPSPQPKAPETKKAEIVEAPPVVEKPKVPEVAAPKTKTLKEKELESGHIAQAVPQKEISENVVSDTVGEDKVETTDKVDPTNVQKRRGLVIVKKKRPDVKEVEVEERQSSPSSFYGSREHTPSRSMESMFSASNSASELQKKKKKLKKLPAEKKTTTEKLDIALNIEMADTNIDTEEDGMIVLPDLNVGITVTEEAKKKKQIDPSQIRTTKKTNFVMQGIQRVGRKRRRRPAQVQEAEAINAIEIPEEIRVYEFAEKINKPVSEVIKELFSLGVMFTKNDFLDKDSIEILADTFDINVTTVNDQDAFDYVKAYDEEGEASDQVLVERAPVITIMGHVDHGKTSLLDYIRSAKVAAGEAGGITQHVGAYMVEKNGRNITFIDTPGHEAFTEMRSRGAKVTDIVIVVVAADDGVKPQTKEAVEHAKAAGVPIIIAVNKMDKEAANPDLVKAQLAELGITPVDWGGEHEFVPVSAKTGMGIEDLLETILLQADLLELKADPSRDVKATVIESSLEKGRGPVATVVIEDGTMRVGDIVVAGVAFGKVKALLDDLGRSVKEALPGEPVVVLGLSEVPGAGDTLISVKTDKIAREYAKKKAEYLRQKELSKTTKVSLDDLSAMIAEGALKTLPVIIKADVQGSLEAIKGSLEKIRNSETKVNIVSAGIGGITESDVALASASSDCIILGFHVRPTGVVKEKAKSAGVEIKTYNIIYDLIDDVTNIVTGLMAPVIREENIGQAMVREVFPVPKLGHIAGCIVTDGTINRGVKIRVIRDGVIIYEGSVSSLKRFKEDVKEVGKGYECGVGITGYTDIKVGDYIESFKEVEEKAKL
- a CDS encoding ribosome maturation factor, with product MIDQEKIVKIVESCGVSLYDTEVANEFDKKIFRLYITSKEGISLDKCAEISRILSPIFDLEPPLDGEYLFEVSSPGIERKLTKPEHYSASLGEKVKVKLNTKEKFIGILEAFTGNVASVRVENELKQISLDEIESARTYFEW
- a CDS encoding sulfite exporter TauE/SafE family protein — its product is MFGEFFLFEVLIVLVAGFFHGIVGFGFPMIATPLFVLFLDLKLAVLYTLFPTLVTNIISLKKENSFGDIWKEFWPLIVSVMVGSIIGTHLLVVYYNHYYKLIVAGVMLLYLNKERLRFSLTHAVAKQKKSVTVIMGLISGLVGGMANIMSPVLIMLILELKLDKKHAIGVMSFCFIANKTLQILIFGYHGSFTVENSTLITLFVAISLIGFWIGNKIHERIDEKLYTMILNRLLWVISFYLIFSTFYM